A genomic region of Magnolia sinica isolate HGM2019 chromosome 6, MsV1, whole genome shotgun sequence contains the following coding sequences:
- the LOC131249676 gene encoding uncharacterized protein LOC131249676, translated as MAHLPAKKLIENGFCSKSPSDLALISFELFVQFGDRGATMHVSARHNSCSNGDGISALTFLRVLMTWSSSYWRTMTKSQRITISTTISILLDVLSNARSDDDVALNGENPSQETNSVGQKEEMEESDFSEEKIAAEDDQMSKKRKRYNTFPNELGITQLNGMLVILISIMSPHLQTIVGRSKVVKILFYFHPSHICGRFISFFFSSQTDEK; from the exons atggcccaCCTCCCAGCGAAGAAACTTATTGAGAACGGCTTTTGCAGCAAATCCCCGTCCGACCTagctttgatctcatttgaactctTCGTACAATTCGGAGATCGAGGAGCGACAATGCACGTCTCCGCACGACACAACTCAT GCAGCAATGGCGATGGGATTTCAGCTCTCACCTTTCTTCGTGTATTGATGACGTGGAGCAGTTCCTACTGGAGGACAATGACGAAATCGCAGAGAATCACAATTTCTACAACGATTTCCATTCTTCTCGATGTGCTGTCCAATGCTCGATCCGATGACGATGTGGCTTTGAACGGTGAGAATCCGAGTCAAGAAACAAATTCTGTTGGGCAGAAAGAGGAGATGGAGGAGAGCGACTTCTCTGAAGAGAAAATCGCAGCAGAAGACGATCAGATGAGCAAGAAAAGGAAAAG aTATAATACATTCCCAAATGAACTTGGCATCACTCAACTCAACGGAATGCTTGTCATCTTGATTTCTATCATGAGTCCTCATTTGCAAACCATTGTTGGAAGAAGCAAAGTGGTGAAGATTCTATTTTATTTCCACCCTTCTCATATTTGTGGTCGttttatcagtttttttttttcttctcagacAGATGAGAAATAG